One segment of Paenibacillus rhizovicinus DNA contains the following:
- a CDS encoding HAD family hydrolase yields the protein MEQADTPKAIFFDVDDTLYDHLIPFRKAVEQVAGPLHSLEDFPFAAAYHRLRYHSDMLSLELGGAGAMEAGAATENMRLRRFRLTLAEFGIALTEAQAEAMQAAYIGCQYDITMFEGARELIAKLASEGWIVGLITNGAPAHQQRKIEAMRLDDLIPRERQLISGALGWDKPDPRVFRHANELTGTTPANSVYVGDSWRNDVVGAAEAGWRVIWFNHRGAERETGHEPAHEVSSYAELAKLLIG from the coding sequence ATGGAACAAGCAGATACGCCCAAGGCGATCTTTTTTGACGTGGACGACACGCTGTACGATCATCTGATTCCTTTCCGCAAGGCCGTAGAGCAGGTGGCGGGACCCCTTCATTCGCTGGAAGACTTCCCATTCGCGGCCGCCTATCATCGCTTGCGCTATCACAGCGACATGCTGTCGCTTGAGCTGGGCGGCGCGGGGGCCATGGAGGCAGGCGCCGCGACGGAAAATATGCGGCTGCGCCGATTCCGGCTGACGCTGGCGGAATTCGGCATCGCGCTCACCGAAGCGCAGGCGGAAGCGATGCAGGCGGCCTATATCGGCTGCCAGTACGATATTACGATGTTCGAAGGTGCAAGGGAATTGATCGCGAAGCTCGCAAGCGAAGGCTGGATCGTCGGCCTCATCACGAACGGCGCGCCGGCGCATCAGCAGCGCAAGATCGAAGCGATGCGGCTGGACGATCTCATCCCCCGGGAGCGGCAGTTGATTTCGGGAGCGCTCGGGTGGGACAAGCCGGATCCGCGGGTTTTCCGGCATGCGAACGAGCTGACGGGGACAACGCCGGCAAACAGCGTCTACGTCGGCGATTCGTGGCGCAACGATGTTGTCGGCGCGGCCGAAGCCGGCTGGCGCGTCATTTGGTTCAACCATCGCGGCGCGGAACGCGAAACCGGCCACGAGCCGGCGCATGAAGTTTCCAGTTACGCAGAGCTTGCGAAGCTCTTGATTGGCTAG
- a CDS encoding sugar phosphate isomerase/epimerase family protein → MFKYSYNALVYYGEALQASVERLARFGYDAVELVGEPGEYDFGQVRALTADYGLEVSSICSIFNAERDLGHPDAGVRARAVAYVREVAEMAAEIGAPTIIAAPVANMRIRELGSREDEWNWAVEGIRSAGEYAASLGVNLCIEAWNRFESYMLNRLDQAEAMRREVGLPNVGIMGDTFHMNIDETDIAEAIRENGDALLHIHLADSNRAAPGEGHTDFEPIIRTLRDIGYKGYLTFELLPAAADPFGVMKRGGGQAFFDAYTEQAIAHIKRIEEKLAAEAR, encoded by the coding sequence ATGTTCAAATACAGCTATAATGCGCTCGTTTATTACGGAGAGGCGCTGCAGGCAAGCGTAGAGCGGCTCGCGCGCTTCGGCTACGACGCGGTCGAGCTCGTCGGCGAGCCGGGCGAATACGATTTCGGCCAGGTCAGGGCATTGACCGCGGATTACGGGCTGGAGGTTTCGTCGATCTGCTCGATCTTCAACGCGGAGCGGGACTTGGGCCATCCCGATGCGGGCGTACGGGCGCGAGCCGTGGCGTACGTGAGGGAAGTCGCCGAGATGGCGGCCGAGATCGGCGCGCCGACGATCATCGCGGCGCCTGTCGCGAATATGCGGATCCGGGAACTCGGCAGCCGCGAGGACGAGTGGAACTGGGCCGTGGAAGGCATTCGTTCCGCCGGCGAATATGCGGCTTCGCTCGGCGTTAATCTGTGCATCGAGGCGTGGAACCGGTTCGAGTCGTACATGCTGAACCGGCTGGACCAGGCCGAGGCAATGCGCCGGGAGGTCGGCTTGCCGAACGTCGGCATCATGGGCGATACGTTTCATATGAACATCGACGAAACCGACATTGCGGAGGCGATCCGGGAGAACGGAGACGCGCTTCTCCATATCCATTTGGCGGACAGCAACCGGGCTGCCCCCGGCGAGGGGCATACGGACTTTGAACCGATCATTCGCACTTTACGGGACATCGGTTACAAAGGCTACCTGACTTTCGAGCTGCTGCCCGCGGCTGCGGATCCGTTCGGCGTCATGAAGCGCGGCGGCGGACAAGCGTTCTTCGATGCGTACACGGAGCAGGCGATCGCGCATATCAAACGGATCGAGGAGAAGCTGGCGGCGGAGGCGCGTTAG
- a CDS encoding Npt1/Npt2 family nucleotide transporter: MKRLSGKSLGAALGRLSADGGEYRKVALLFVYLLFVVSASTVGRTAADALFLSRFDSAALSKMYLPQAASLILTGLLFQRYGPRVRIDRLIKGLIPAVTALVILTRIGAGLGHNWMFPIIYVAYDVFNFLMIVCFWQFASSVLDQRKVKRTIGLVGSGGITGSIISGFGLKLVVPLVGTANLIFFYAGLQLLAAGAVHLLVRMSGDPAETFALTDKKPQASTGSKSKRRQAGEARKEGLFASVPHLKYVAIMSAALILALTFIDYQFKVILRGELQNDALAGFMGSFYGWAGLLALFVQVFVAGRLLTRFGVMTAILVFPIVLFAGGLGVLLLPMLATAVIVKGSDKVVGDTINSSVNQLIMFPIPPKWRNRAKSFLDGIVRNGAKGLAAISLIALSPLLSARQFSFIILALLVVCIAAAIKVKGAYLTTLLSTLRTDGAKLDGSELDFMDPASRGLLEAALQSPDKQQVLYALRILRGLEGFDLSPHLPRLLRHHAREVVVKTLQHVERAKPEGMEPELSALVRASHGETRSQALLALTAYAREEYLDEITGYLDETDLELKSGAIAGLIKYYGIEGMFRAVGALKPLLESTDEEERSAVAALFGRIGIKEFYKPLIPLLQDVSPQVKRLALRSAGALQVPELVPYLVSQLQHGDTRKDAIDALAAFDEKVIVPLLEPYFGGDHPTMHLPKVFERLATPAAFDMLLTRYPLSGFELRNRMLEALVRMRRGSGPATEKQAAVIERLAAAEIELYWQLSEHMKGLGAIEAYLDAADVAEQVQERAVWRIFQLLALVYEPATMQAVYANWTEGDARQQANAMEVIDQLTHGTIRMELARIMSSPGTATIAVRTQEQLSEQLAWLSGQDDPWLRQVIAYAVNPNASDALKDHMARIRMLRGFSLFQGLTSRELSALAVKLSTVDKARGETLFRAEDAGNSLYLIRSGRVGVYRRGEKVAERGVGESLGQSGVLIRRVRSADAVAETDSALWRLDAADFYEVMFDRSAIAIEMMKLLSRRLRTALAGQQKAAAGRPGTPSGALAAAQADASAAALEIAAAAQEAAAASALEGGEGADGADSLLRRVLILQKIDLFAHLTQADIVRLAQMVDEVEYVPGEAICRVGDYGDMLYGIIEGTVHVHRGGETIAHLSEGDCFGEMAIIDSGPRSADCTATEPTVLLQLHRDQVFSLCFQNMDVLRSMLQVMGDRLKGMIG, encoded by the coding sequence ATGAAACGTTTATCGGGCAAAAGTCTGGGGGCCGCCTTAGGGCGTCTGTCGGCGGATGGGGGCGAGTACCGCAAGGTCGCTCTCCTGTTCGTCTATTTGTTGTTTGTCGTATCGGCCTCGACGGTGGGGAGGACGGCCGCGGATGCGCTGTTCCTGTCCCGGTTCGATTCGGCGGCTTTATCCAAAATGTATCTCCCGCAAGCCGCGTCGCTCATTCTGACCGGCCTGCTCTTCCAGCGATACGGCCCGCGCGTGCGAATCGACAGGCTGATCAAAGGACTCATTCCGGCGGTAACGGCGCTGGTTATCCTGACGCGGATCGGTGCGGGACTCGGGCATAATTGGATGTTCCCCATTATCTATGTGGCCTACGACGTGTTCAACTTCCTGATGATCGTCTGCTTCTGGCAGTTCGCATCCTCGGTCCTCGACCAGCGGAAGGTCAAGCGCACGATCGGGCTCGTCGGCAGCGGCGGCATCACGGGGAGCATCATAAGCGGCTTCGGACTGAAGCTCGTCGTCCCGCTCGTCGGTACGGCGAATCTGATCTTCTTCTATGCCGGGCTGCAGCTGCTGGCTGCCGGCGCGGTGCACCTCCTCGTGCGGATGAGCGGCGATCCCGCGGAGACGTTCGCGCTGACGGACAAGAAGCCGCAGGCGTCCACAGGCTCGAAGTCCAAGCGGCGGCAGGCTGGGGAGGCGCGGAAGGAAGGTCTCTTCGCTTCCGTGCCGCATCTGAAATACGTGGCCATCATGTCGGCTGCGCTCATTCTGGCGCTGACGTTCATCGATTATCAATTCAAGGTCATTCTTCGGGGCGAATTGCAAAACGATGCGCTCGCCGGGTTCATGGGCAGCTTCTACGGCTGGGCCGGCTTGCTTGCCCTGTTCGTGCAGGTGTTCGTCGCAGGGAGGCTGCTGACCCGCTTCGGAGTCATGACGGCCATTCTGGTTTTCCCCATCGTGCTGTTCGCGGGGGGCCTTGGCGTGCTGCTCCTGCCGATGCTGGCCACCGCCGTCATCGTGAAGGGCAGCGACAAGGTCGTCGGCGACACGATCAATTCGTCCGTGAATCAGCTCATCATGTTCCCGATTCCGCCGAAATGGCGCAACCGGGCGAAAAGCTTCCTCGACGGCATCGTTCGCAACGGGGCCAAGGGGCTGGCTGCGATCAGCCTGATCGCGTTGTCTCCGCTCCTCTCGGCGCGGCAGTTCAGTTTCATCATTCTGGCGCTGCTCGTCGTCTGCATTGCCGCGGCGATCAAGGTCAAAGGCGCGTATCTGACGACGCTGCTGTCCACGCTGCGGACGGACGGCGCGAAGCTGGACGGGTCCGAGCTTGACTTCATGGACCCCGCGAGCCGCGGTTTGCTGGAGGCTGCCCTGCAAAGTCCGGACAAGCAGCAAGTGCTCTACGCGCTGCGGATTCTCCGCGGCCTGGAAGGCTTCGACCTGTCGCCGCATCTGCCGCGCCTGCTCCGGCATCACGCGCGCGAAGTGGTCGTGAAGACGCTGCAGCATGTAGAACGCGCCAAGCCGGAAGGCATGGAGCCGGAGCTGTCCGCGCTCGTGCGCGCCTCCCATGGCGAGACGAGATCGCAGGCGCTGCTGGCGCTGACGGCGTATGCGCGGGAAGAGTATTTGGATGAAATCACCGGCTACCTGGACGAAACGGATCTGGAACTGAAGTCCGGCGCCATTGCGGGGCTGATCAAATACTACGGCATAGAAGGCATGTTCCGCGCGGTCGGCGCCCTGAAGCCGCTGCTCGAGAGCACGGACGAGGAGGAACGAAGCGCGGTGGCGGCATTGTTCGGCCGCATCGGCATCAAGGAATTCTACAAGCCGCTCATTCCGCTGCTGCAGGACGTTTCGCCGCAGGTTAAGCGTCTGGCGCTGCGGTCGGCCGGCGCGCTCCAAGTTCCCGAGCTTGTGCCGTATCTCGTATCGCAGCTGCAGCATGGCGACACGCGCAAGGACGCGATCGACGCGCTGGCCGCTTTCGACGAGAAAGTGATCGTGCCGCTGCTGGAGCCGTATTTCGGCGGGGATCATCCGACGATGCATTTGCCGAAGGTGTTCGAACGTCTCGCGACGCCGGCTGCCTTCGACATGCTGCTGACGCGCTATCCGCTCTCGGGCTTCGAGCTGCGGAACAGGATGCTGGAGGCGCTCGTTCGCATGCGGCGCGGCAGCGGACCTGCGACCGAGAAGCAGGCGGCTGTCATCGAACGTCTCGCGGCCGCCGAGATCGAACTGTATTGGCAGCTGTCGGAGCACATGAAGGGACTCGGCGCGATAGAAGCCTACCTCGATGCGGCGGATGTAGCCGAACAGGTGCAGGAACGCGCGGTTTGGCGTATTTTCCAATTGCTCGCGCTCGTCTATGAACCGGCGACGATGCAAGCCGTCTATGCGAATTGGACGGAAGGCGATGCGCGCCAGCAGGCGAACGCGATGGAGGTTATCGACCAGCTGACGCATGGCACGATTCGGATGGAGCTGGCGCGAATTATGTCGTCGCCCGGTACGGCAACGATCGCCGTACGCACGCAGGAACAGCTGTCGGAACAGTTGGCCTGGCTGTCGGGGCAGGACGACCCGTGGCTGCGTCAAGTGATCGCGTATGCGGTGAATCCGAACGCATCGGACGCGCTGAAGGATCATATGGCGCGCATTCGGATGCTGCGCGGCTTCTCGCTCTTCCAAGGGTTGACCAGCCGGGAGCTGTCGGCTTTGGCGGTGAAGCTGTCGACGGTCGACAAGGCGCGCGGCGAAACGCTGTTCCGAGCGGAAGATGCCGGCAATTCGCTCTATCTGATCCGCAGCGGGCGGGTCGGCGTCTATCGGCGCGGCGAGAAGGTCGCGGAACGGGGCGTCGGCGAATCGCTCGGACAATCCGGCGTGCTCATTCGCCGCGTGCGCTCGGCGGATGCGGTCGCGGAGACGGACAGCGCGTTATGGCGGCTGGACGCCGCCGATTTCTACGAGGTCATGTTCGACCGCTCGGCGATCGCGATCGAGATGATGAAGCTGCTCTCGCGCAGGCTGCGCACGGCGCTGGCCGGGCAGCAGAAGGCAGCCGCCGGAAGACCGGGAACGCCGTCGGGCGCTCTGGCTGCGGCGCAAGCAGACGCGTCGGCTGCGGCGCTAGAGATTGCGGCAGCCGCACAAGAGGCTGCCGCGGCTTCGGCGCTTGAAGGCGGCGAAGGGGCGGATGGGGCGGATTCGCTGCTGCGGCGCGTGCTCATTTTGCAGAAGATCGACCTGTTCGCGCATTTGACCCAAGCCGATATCGTGCGTTTGGCGCAAATGGTCGACGAAGTGGAGTATGTCCCGGGCGAAGCTATCTGCCGGGTCGGCGATTACGGCGACATGCTGTACGGTATTATCGAAGGCACCGTCCACGTTCACCGCGGCGGCGAGACGATTGCCCATTTAAGCGAAGGCGACTGCTTCGGCGAGATGGCGATCATCGACAGCGGACCTCGCTCGGCGGATTGCACGGCGACGGAGCCGACCGTGCTGCTCCAGCTGCACAGGGACCAGGTCTTCTCGCTGTGCTTCCAGAACATGGACGTGCTGCGCAGCATGCTGCAAGTGATGGGAGACCGGTTGAAAGGCATGATCGGGTAA
- a CDS encoding helix-turn-helix transcriptional regulator, with product MERTTGITEPMRHFPNRKSEAYFYGAQLGSVPEGWACRRHLHHMMFELNLVLEGTQLAEVGGTVYRQGKDHLILVPPMMLHSYKAEGAFAFFVMHVQVDDPVFLNKLNRAKLLLMPPEHELNRLLLPEVRRIMQLVQEEAASKTKLFRSLYTIMDLLESSITSQEESSSGADVLPIRIAKEIESLVADRHAEEAIAAGWMEALAERLGFSRRHCYRVFRDAYSLSPREYLAVLRQQEAMHLLMGGELAVEEVARRIGYDNVQSFIRQFVKWTGTTPGAFRRQRAGETVYLTPLELE from the coding sequence ATGGAGAGGACGACAGGCATAACCGAACCGATGCGGCACTTCCCGAATCGGAAATCCGAAGCGTATTTCTACGGGGCGCAGCTGGGAAGCGTGCCGGAAGGATGGGCGTGCCGGCGGCATCTGCACCATATGATGTTCGAGCTGAATCTCGTGCTGGAGGGCACGCAGCTGGCCGAGGTCGGCGGTACCGTATACAGGCAGGGCAAGGACCATCTGATCCTGGTGCCGCCGATGATGCTGCATTCGTATAAAGCGGAAGGGGCGTTCGCGTTCTTCGTCATGCATGTGCAGGTCGACGATCCCGTCTTCCTGAACAAGCTGAATCGGGCGAAGCTGCTGCTGATGCCGCCGGAACACGAGCTGAACCGGCTGCTGCTTCCGGAGGTGCGGCGCATCATGCAGCTCGTTCAGGAAGAGGCAGCGTCCAAGACGAAGCTCTTCCGCAGTCTCTATACGATCATGGACCTGCTGGAATCTTCGATTACGTCACAGGAGGAAAGCAGTTCAGGCGCCGATGTGCTGCCGATTCGCATCGCCAAGGAGATCGAATCGCTCGTCGCCGACCGCCATGCAGAGGAAGCCATCGCGGCCGGCTGGATGGAAGCGCTGGCGGAACGGCTCGGCTTCAGCCGGCGTCACTGCTACCGCGTCTTCCGGGATGCGTACAGCTTATCGCCGCGCGAGTACCTGGCGGTGCTGCGGCAGCAGGAAGCGATGCATCTGCTTATGGGCGGCGAGCTCGCCGTCGAGGAAGTTGCCCGGCGCATCGGCTACGATAACGTGCAGAGCTTCATCCGCCAGTTCGTCAAATGGACGGGCACGACGCCGGGCGCGTTCCGCAGGCAGCGCGCGGGCGAGACGGTGTATTTGACGCCTCTGGAGCTGGAATGA
- a CDS encoding alpha-amylase family protein: protein MEATFHLGEPAGIMIRTEAGWHQLTEGTSGNWTAQGLSVSLSAISGQGCALELEAPNDAVRLIKLRWKMKQQGRPLILGDHWERGYGDLEWRGIVPERVLPWYFLRYDGSRTAGFGVKTGPNAFCYWQLDADGVTFTADVTSGSQGVLLGARKLLVAELLHDAGQESDSPFQAAQRFCRMMCENPVMPKQPVYGGNNWYYAYGNSSHAEILADSRFMSSLSSNKENRPYMVIDDGWQLVSGGGACNGGPWVGNAKFPDMERLIGEMKETGVKPGIWCRPLLTAEDVPAEWVRYAASGGQVLDPSLPDVLQHVRESVELMAGWGIDLLKHDFTTFDLLGQWGFTMKSRPHALRQSFRDRSRTTAEITLALYRTIAEASGQAAVIGCNTFSHLSAGLFEIQRTGDDTSGKWWERTRYMGVNTLAFRMPQHGTFYSHDADCLGLTADVPWALNEQWLNLLAGSGTPLFVSADPSIVTKEQERAIRRAFELAAEPMPVAEPLDWLDNTCPSRWLMNGEETSFEWNDVNAELLEEKDNGWWL, encoded by the coding sequence ATGGAAGCTACGTTTCACTTGGGCGAACCGGCAGGCATCATGATTCGGACGGAGGCAGGCTGGCACCAATTAACGGAAGGCACTTCGGGCAACTGGACGGCGCAGGGTCTGTCGGTCTCGCTATCCGCGATTTCCGGACAAGGCTGCGCGCTGGAGCTGGAGGCGCCGAACGACGCCGTCCGCCTCATCAAGCTGCGCTGGAAAATGAAGCAGCAGGGACGTCCGCTCATCCTCGGCGATCATTGGGAGCGCGGCTACGGCGATCTCGAATGGCGGGGCATCGTGCCCGAGCGCGTATTGCCGTGGTATTTTCTCCGCTACGACGGCAGCCGCACGGCAGGTTTCGGGGTCAAAACAGGCCCGAATGCGTTCTGCTATTGGCAGCTCGACGCCGACGGCGTGACGTTCACCGCGGATGTCACGAGCGGCAGCCAAGGCGTCCTGCTTGGCGCGCGCAAGCTGCTCGTCGCAGAGCTGCTGCATGATGCGGGCCAAGAGAGCGATTCGCCGTTCCAAGCGGCGCAGCGCTTCTGCCGCATGATGTGCGAGAATCCCGTCATGCCGAAGCAGCCGGTTTACGGCGGCAACAACTGGTACTACGCCTATGGCAACAGCTCGCATGCGGAGATTTTGGCGGATTCGCGGTTTATGTCCTCGCTGTCGTCGAACAAGGAGAACCGGCCGTACATGGTCATCGACGACGGCTGGCAGCTGGTCAGCGGCGGCGGCGCCTGCAACGGCGGACCGTGGGTCGGCAATGCCAAGTTCCCGGACATGGAGCGCCTGATCGGCGAGATGAAAGAAACCGGCGTGAAACCCGGCATCTGGTGCCGGCCGCTGCTAACGGCGGAAGACGTGCCGGCCGAGTGGGTTCGTTATGCCGCAAGCGGCGGGCAAGTGCTCGATCCGAGCTTGCCGGACGTACTGCAGCATGTCCGGGAATCGGTGGAGCTGATGGCCGGATGGGGAATCGACCTGCTGAAGCATGATTTCACGACGTTCGACCTGCTCGGCCAGTGGGGCTTCACGATGAAATCCCGGCCCCATGCCCTCCGGCAATCGTTCCGCGACCGTTCCCGCACGACGGCGGAAATCACGCTGGCGCTCTACCGCACGATCGCGGAAGCGTCGGGACAAGCGGCCGTCATCGGCTGCAACACGTTCAGCCATTTGTCGGCGGGCCTGTTCGAGATCCAGCGGACCGGCGACGACACGAGCGGCAAGTGGTGGGAGCGCACGCGGTACATGGGCGTGAACACGCTGGCGTTCCGGATGCCGCAGCACGGCACTTTCTACAGCCACGACGCGGACTGCCTCGGACTGACGGCGGACGTGCCTTGGGCGCTGAACGAACAGTGGCTGAACCTGCTGGCAGGCAGCGGCACGCCGCTCTTCGTCTCGGCCGATCCATCCATCGTGACGAAGGAGCAGGAACGGGCCATCCGCCGCGCGTTCGAGCTGGCTGCCGAGCCGATGCCGGTCGCCGAACCGCTCGATTGGCTGGACAACACCTGTCCGAGCCGCTGGCTGATGAACGGCGAAGAAACCTCGTTCGAATGGAACGACGTGAACGCCGAGCTGCTGGAGGAGAAGGACAACGGCTGGTGGCTGTAA
- a CDS encoding chemotaxis protein, with amino-acid sequence MRIAVGIVHGIGQQHDDFHSELTAKLQEAMAALNPRVRLIVEGIYWGDITDSLEKKLWQRTNADRLRWNETLKLRSFIVNYIGDAIAYQAIPKDNDPCPRDYIYDDIHARYAQQLQRLANRAGDDAPLCIIAHSLGTIISSNYFYDLQYRRMRPKAAEFIRSSRSKLVGGETLTHFYTLGSPIALWNMRFEHFGTPISVPAPALKPLGIGEWINFYDRDDVIAYPLQGLNADYAAAVTADIEVRCPGPLGWTPVSHGGYFRSRPLIRRIAQSLDRMSRTIPGGLPD; translated from the coding sequence ATGCGGATTGCAGTAGGCATCGTGCACGGCATCGGCCAGCAGCACGATGATTTCCATTCGGAATTGACGGCGAAGCTGCAGGAGGCCATGGCGGCGTTGAATCCAAGGGTCAGGCTAATCGTCGAAGGCATCTATTGGGGCGACATTACGGATTCGCTGGAGAAGAAGCTTTGGCAGCGAACGAACGCAGACAGGCTTCGCTGGAACGAAACGCTGAAGCTGCGATCCTTCATCGTCAACTATATCGGAGACGCCATCGCGTACCAGGCCATCCCGAAGGACAACGACCCGTGTCCGCGCGATTACATTTACGATGATATTCATGCGCGTTACGCCCAGCAGCTGCAGCGGCTGGCCAACCGGGCAGGCGATGACGCGCCGCTATGCATTATCGCGCATAGCCTCGGCACCATTATATCCAGCAACTACTTCTACGATCTGCAGTATCGAAGAATGCGGCCGAAAGCCGCCGAGTTCATCCGCTCGAGCCGCTCCAAGCTGGTCGGAGGCGAAACGCTCACCCATTTCTACACGCTGGGCAGCCCCATCGCGTTGTGGAACATGCGCTTCGAGCATTTCGGAACGCCTATCTCCGTGCCTGCTCCCGCGCTCAAACCGCTCGGCATCGGGGAATGGATTAACTTCTACGACCGCGACGACGTCATCGCCTATCCGCTCCAAGGGCTAAATGCGGACTACGCCGCTGCCGTTACCGCGGACATCGAAGTTCGCTGTCCCGGGCCGCTCGGCTGGACGCCCGTCTCGCATGGCGGCTATTTCCGCTCGCGTCCGCTTATCCGGCGTATTGCACAATCGCTGGACCGCATGAGCCGAACCATTCCCGGCGGGCTTCCAGACTAA
- a CDS encoding patatin-like phospholipase family protein: MESIGLVLEGGGMRAVYTAGVLEYFLEQGVYFPYMIGVSAGACVATSYLARQKGRNKIVNVDMITDKRYISWSNYFRKGQMFGMDFIFDEIPNKLVPFDFKAFAASREEFVAATTDVVTGETIFYRKSDPDFDVLTVLRASSSLPFIAPIVNYDGRQLLDGGISDPIPLQQAEKDGFARNVVVLTRDVGYRKSPNRFAWFVRRIYAKFPAFVKIMLRRHQVYNDQAAYIRKQEERGNAFVIRPQQPLEVGRMEKNSAKLDALYLQGYEDAKRLMPSLKAWSEKH; encoded by the coding sequence ATGGAATCGATCGGATTGGTGTTGGAAGGCGGGGGAATGCGAGCCGTCTACACGGCAGGTGTGTTGGAGTATTTTCTGGAACAAGGCGTGTATTTCCCCTATATGATCGGCGTATCGGCGGGCGCTTGCGTGGCGACGAGCTATCTTGCTCGCCAGAAGGGGCGGAATAAGATCGTCAACGTCGATATGATCACGGATAAACGGTACATTTCGTGGAGCAATTATTTTCGGAAGGGTCAAATGTTCGGCATGGATTTTATATTCGATGAAATCCCGAACAAGCTGGTGCCGTTCGACTTCAAGGCTTTTGCGGCCAGCCGCGAGGAATTCGTTGCGGCGACGACGGACGTGGTGACCGGCGAGACGATCTTCTATCGCAAAAGCGATCCGGACTTCGATGTGCTCACGGTGCTCCGGGCGTCCAGCTCGCTACCTTTCATCGCGCCGATCGTGAATTACGACGGCAGGCAGCTGCTCGACGGCGGCATCTCGGACCCTATTCCGCTCCAGCAGGCGGAGAAAGACGGCTTCGCGCGCAACGTCGTCGTCTTGACGCGGGACGTCGGATACAGGAAATCGCCGAATCGCTTTGCCTGGTTCGTACGGCGCATCTACGCCAAATTTCCCGCATTCGTCAAAATCATGCTCCGCCGGCATCAGGTCTACAATGATCAAGCTGCCTACATCCGCAAGCAGGAAGAACGCGGGAACGCCTTCGTGATCCGTCCTCAGCAGCCGCTGGAAGTCGGACGGATGGAGAAGAACTCCGCGAAGCTCGACGCCTTGTATCTGCAGGGCTACGAGGATGCGAAACGGCTGATGCCATCGCTGAAGGCTTGGTCGGAGAAGCATTAG
- a CDS encoding DUF4395 domain-containing protein, with protein MARSITLDSYACIDEVPLHRVRGNQLGIFLSIVATVITQQFWSLALPLLVQLISRTYGIRYNVFIRALSPLLPSSTRTESRELLRFNSLLAILFLAVALIASALGAQVLAYISLGMLTAAVVLALSGFCLGCFMYFQWKQFHARRGLRRN; from the coding sequence ATGGCACGATCCATTACGCTTGATTCTTATGCATGCATCGACGAGGTTCCGCTTCACCGCGTGCGGGGCAACCAATTAGGCATTTTCCTAAGCATCGTCGCAACGGTGATTACCCAACAGTTCTGGAGTCTCGCCCTTCCGCTCCTCGTACAGCTGATCAGCCGAACGTACGGCATCCGATATAACGTATTCATCCGCGCGCTCTCTCCCCTCCTGCCGTCCAGCACCAGGACGGAAAGCCGCGAGCTGCTTCGATTCAACAGCCTGCTGGCCATCTTGTTCCTGGCCGTTGCGCTGATTGCGTCCGCTCTTGGCGCCCAGGTGCTCGCGTATATCAGTCTCGGCATGCTGACGGCTGCCGTCGTGCTCGCGCTCAGCGGCTTCTGCCTCGGCTGCTTCATGTACTTTCAATGGAAGCAGTTCCATGCGCGCCGCGGATTAAGAAGAAATTAG